DNA from Petropleomorpha daqingensis:
CCATCGCGACCATCTGCCGCTCGCCGCCGGACAGCGACCCGGCCTTGCCCTTGCGCCGCTCGCCGAGCAGCGGGAACAGGTCGATGACGTAGTCGAAGCGCTCCTTGAACGTCTTCGGCCGCAGGTACACGCCCATCTGCATGTTCTCCTCGATGGTGAGCGAGGGGAACACGTTGTTGTTCTGCGGCACGTAGCCGACGCCGAGGGACACCAGCCGGTGGGCCGGCGCGGAGGTGATGTCCTCCCCGCGCAGGGTCACCGCGCCCGAGCGCACCGGGATCAGCCCGAAGAGGGTCTTCAGCAGCGTCGACTTCCCGGCCCCGTTGGGACCGATGATGCCGACCAGTTCGCCGTCCTGGAGGTAGAAGTCGCAACCGCGCAGGATGTTGACCCCGGGGACGTAGCCGGCCACCAGGTCGTCGGCGCGCACCAGCGCGCCCTCGGCCAGCCGCTGGTGCTCCTCGCGGGTGGCGGCCTTCTCCGCCGGCGACAGCGTGTCGGTGGCGGTCGCCGCCTCGTCGGCGCGGGTGATGTCCTCGCCGGACTCGTCGACCTCGAACAACGGCTCGCTCATCGGTCGGTCCCTTCCTTCGCCTCGGAGCTGAAGACCTCGCCGTCCACGTTCTCCTCGCGGGCGATCTCGCGCTCGGCCTGGGCGAGCACGCGGTCCTCCTCCTCGGCGGTCAGCGGTGCGTCGTGGTGGGCCCCGAGGTAGGCGTCGACGACGGCCTGGTTCTGGCTGATCGACTCCGGCGGGCCCTCGGCGATCACCCGGCCGGCGGCCATGACGACGACCCAGTCGCTGATGTCCCGGACGACGTCCATGTCGTGCTCGACGAAGATCACCGTCATGCCCTGCTCGCGCAGGTCCTTGACGTGGCCGAGCAGGCTCTGGGTGAGCGCCGGGTTCACGCCGGCCATCGGCTCGTCGAGCATGACGACCTTGGGGTCGCTCATCAGCGCGCGGGCCATCTCGAGCAGCTTGCGCTGGCCGCCGGACAGCGTGCCGGCGAAGTCGTCCTTCTTGGCGTCGAGCTTGAACCGCTGGAGCAGGTCCATGGCCTTCTCGGTGTTGGCCTTCTCCTGCGCCCTCCACGTGCCGGGGATCAGGGCGCGCAGGAAGCTCTCGCCGCGCTGGCCCTGCGCCCCGAGCAGCATGTTCTGCAGCACGGTGAGGCGGGACAGCGCCTTGGTCAGCTGGAAGGTGCGGACGACGCCGAGCCGGGCGACCTGGTGTGGCGCGG
Protein-coding regions in this window:
- a CDS encoding ABC transporter ATP-binding protein; this encodes MSEPLFEVDESGEDITRADEAATATDTLSPAEKAATREEHQRLAEGALVRADDLVAGYVPGVNILRGCDFYLQDGELVGIIGPNGAGKSTLLKTLFGLIPVRSGAVTLRGEDITSAPAHRLVSLGVGYVPQNNNVFPSLTIEENMQMGVYLRPKTFKERFDYVIDLFPLLGERRKGKAGSLSGGERQMVAMGRALMMDPSVLLLDEPSAGLSPAYQDEVFIRCRRINATGVSIIMVEQNARRCLQICDRGYVLDQGRNAYTDTGQSLMTDPKVIELYLGTLAKAQ
- a CDS encoding ABC transporter ATP-binding protein, with protein sequence MPAEPTPAGATSSGASASGAGAPRRLAQAALRDVPWEVGVAKPDAAVVVDGITRTFGGLTAVAVDHLEIQRGGITGLIGPNGAGKTTLFNLLTGFDQPNTGSWTFDGRDMGHTAPHQVARLGVVRTFQLTKALSRLTVLQNMLLGAQGQRGESFLRALIPGTWRAQEKANTEKAMDLLQRFKLDAKKDDFAGTLSGGQRKLLEMARALMSDPKVVMLDEPMAGVNPALTQSLLGHVKDLREQGMTVIFVEHDMDVVRDISDWVVVMAAGRVIAEGPPESISQNQAVVDAYLGAHHDAPLTAEEEDRVLAQAEREIAREENVDGEVFSSEAKEGTDR